The region tgcctcctcctgcgtgctgggataaaaggcatgtgctaccccCGCCTGACTCTAAAAGAATTATTAAGGAATAGAAAAATATGTATGCTTATACTCCTTCTATTAAACAACTCGCTCAACAAAAGACAGTTAACAAACTTTGTAACTGCTGGCTTCTGATTTGCAGATGTTGAATGAACAGCGTCCTGCTTTGATTTGTCCATTTCttaagaaggcaggaaggggaacAAGCTCCCCAACCCTACCCAAAGTCAAACCACCCCAGATTAAGTATAGCAGCCATTAGAAGTTAAGTACTGCTGGGCCGTGGCGGCACGCACCTTAaacccagcacatgggaggcagaagcagacaaatctgtgaattccaggcaaaactatctacagagcaagttccaggacagccagggccacatgcagagaaaccctgtttcgaaaagccaaaaaataaaatgaaatgaaaacaatacgagaagaaacaaagagaagtactAGCTTGGGGATCTGAACAGCTTTAGACAGACAGAGGCCTCTGGTTAAGTTCCCCTTCCAAGGGCAGTATGTAAGCATCTGCCTGTTGCCTTCTTCTTCCTTgtctgaaaaagaataaaatatctagACATAAAACCATTACCCTGATTAACTTTGGCTAGGACAAAGAGAAATCAAGATAGAATTGCACTAGAAACTGCTTCCCTCTCTGGGTAATGTTTATTGCCAAAGATATGAAGGCCTTGCAGGGGAAAATGCATCAACTCTATTACTCTGCTATAGAACTCATGTGAATGACAGTATCAATTCATCAGGCAAGACAACAAATGTCATGGTGGCTAGATATTTTCCAGATGAACAAATCTGTGGCTGAGGCCCACAGGGAAGGAATACATATTGACAGTATAAAAACCTGGTCAAGAGGCTATGGCTGGGAAGGGCCTGAGCCCACAGGAGGAACACGTTTGCCTACTTGACTATGTAGCCAGTCTACATCCTAAGTACATGTGTTTATGCCCCGATCACTGCAGCTCTCAGCCCAGGGCagaacaactttattttttattttaaacagaggGTAAGAATGAATGCACTAAGTCCTATCTGGTACAGTACAGACAGTGGGGAACGCTCGCCcttaaatgggacatctgtatcaaCTCCCAGCCAAGGCCCAGGGAACATTAcggaagagaagagaatgaattcAAGAACTGGGGGATGGGCACAACTGTCATGAAACAGCCATCCAGACAAGGCCCCGCCCTCAGCCAGGAACACACAGCAGCTATGAATATCTTCACAAGATTGCCTCTCCACCTTTTCATCATGGATACAGGCAACAGTGACACTCACCCGTGCCTTCCTCAGGAGTAGTGACTATGAACGGTTGCTGGTGGAAGAGGTGTCATAATAAACCAGATGAGAAGAAGGGGAAAACCGATCTACAGACTTTATTAGAATTTTATCTCATAAAGTCTGTCAGGACAAGCCGTGTTGGGAGAATCTCGCTAACAGTTTTACATGGGGTGATTTGATTACTTCGTGTCTCCAGAGCATTGTCTTTTGTCCTCCATGGATTGCCACAGTTGGCCTGGTTTCTGTTTATGTCACTAGAGAAAGTAAAACTCTTTATAATGAACAGTTTATATATGCCCACAAAGTATCTTCCTAGACTTTATCTTGGCACCAAGGCTGAATTTTGAAATGGTACTTGAAATAAAATACCTTCTGAAGGATTCTTTTGTTGTATGTGGGgctttaagacaaggtttctctgtgtattctgggattaaaggctttgtgccaccatacctggctaacagtaacaatatcaactaatgtATACTATATGATGCCAGGAACCTTGAATTCATTTAATATGACTCCATGAGGTTGCTTCCAATTTTCTAATGGGAGATTAAGTAATTTAGTCATATATAACAAAGTCATAtatatagtaaaaacaaaaacaaaaacaggggagAACAGGGACTTGAGCCCAGTTTCCAAACCTCATGCTTTGtttcatgaaacaaacaaacaaaaaccaaaaacctctcTTTAAcaacttttataatttaatttttcatgattTGCCTAAAGTTTAATAAACAGTGAAGGGCACATGGTAAGtgagcaggatggctcagtggttaagagcactgactgctcttccagaggtcctgagttcaaatcccagcaaccacatggtggctcacgaccatctgtaatgggatccgatgccctcttctggtgtatctgaagacacctacagtgtacttaaatatagtaaataaataaatctttaaaaaaacccaacTGAACAAGGAAAATTGTTTGAAAATCATAGGAACTGAGACAACTCATGCTGTATAAGCATAGACTTGAATTTAACCCACATAAAAAACCAGGCATAGTGATGCAAGGCCTACAGCCTCAGTCCTAGGAGGTAGAGAATTTGACtctctggagcttgctggccagccaacctaacTAGTTGGTAGGTCTCAGTGAGAGGCCGTGTCTCTAATCAGGCGGATGGAGGCAGGATATGGTGACGTATGCCTTGAACCTCAGCACtagaaaggcaaaggcaggtgtcTCTGTAAATTCAGGGCTCGTGTGGTCTACAGTGAGATCCAGGTtttaggtgggagtggggatgagaGCAGTCACTCAGAGTTGCTCTCTGGCACAATCTGTCACAATCTGTCAcaattatttatgtaaatattttcctcAAAGGCGTTCAGAGTACTCATCTTCCCTTCACaccaaaatacattaaaaaaacttCTGAAGTACAGGTTGGAGGGACgccttggtggttaagagcacttgctattcttttaTAAGACccaatttaattcccagcactcatgccaGACAGCTTAAAACCACCCATAAGTCTTAACTCCAGGGGATGATACGCTCTCTTCTGGCCCTAGAAGGCACCccactcatatatatacacatatacatgaataaaaaatgttatGAAGCACCTGCaagatatgtttaaaaaaaagttcttacaTTCTGAAAGTTCATTCTTAGTTTCATAGACATACTTAATAATCTGACATTAGGACGGGGAAGATGGCTGAGCTGTTTGTTCTCCTGAGCGATCTGGTTTAGTCACCTGCACCTATGTAGTAGCCCACAATCGTACATAACTCAACTCccagaggatctaatgccctcttctaatgACCTCTGCAGGCAACAGACATTAAAACAAGCATGAATTTTAAATATCTCAGGTCAAATATATAcactaaaatattcatataaaacatGTTTACCATGTCCTTTAAAAAgactttacttttaattatagcGATGCGGTGTAAAACTATAGTTCCCTGCGGAAACCAGAAGTGGGCATTATAATctctgaagctggaattacagacggttCACTTTGGGCACCAGGAATTTGGTCTTTTGAAAGAGCAGTATAAGCTcttgaaccactgagccaccttcccagtttcccagtttcccagattTTTCCAATTCTGTGGTGTTCGGGAGATGAAAAGCATCCTCCCTAACGACACAAGGGACATCTAATAGTGTTTAGAGACATTTTTGGCTATCACAATTGTGTGATGCTTCCCACAACAAGGAAGTAAGACTGCAATGTCAATCCCGGACTAATCAAGCCTATATACTTctatacacatttataaaataagttctaatctctgaagaaaaaggaCAACAAAAAGCCATACTAAACAGCATTAAGAACAGGAACTCACCTTCTGTACCTACCTTCCCAGACCTTGACTGAAGATATAGTAAAAGCTACATATTTCTTAAATAATACTTTTCTTCCTACCTAGTATGCACTTTGGAAGcattttgcaaataaaataaaataaaatgtaccatTTCTAAGTGATATAAACTCCAAATGCTGTTACACTCGTTAAATAATTCCCAAAAGGTTGGGGAGAAAATGACctttaacattttactttttgtatTAAGTTAAATTAAGTTCAAGTCAAttgtaaaaaatattaatatattatgaaAAAACAACGAGTCTTTTAGAATGCGcttccatgggctggagagatggctcagaggttacgTGCACTGGCTACTTATCCAATGGATCCAAagtcaattcctagcacccacatggtgggggGCTCAGTCATAcatagctccagtttcaggggatcctgATActcccttctggtctctgtagtcACCAGAAATGCATGTGGTACAGACATATTTGCAGAATATGATCCTCTGCGTTTCTGTTTAGAGTGACCACCTCTGCTGCTTCCTTTCCCATTCTCTCACCCTATATGGGAGAGTCAGCTCAAGGCCCACTTCAAAAATCAGATTACAAACTCAACAGTTCTCAAACTGTTAAATGTTTAACAGAGGGATATAAACCTACTCAATTATTTATATATCTTCACAATTAAAACAAAGTAAACTATTTGCTTGTTTATATAGCACAATTATCTTTCTGATAGAAAACAACAGCTTAAAACAGCATTTTACCtcctcttcactttctttctcttcatcttctgaAGACTCgtccttgtttttcttctcatcttcatCACTACTAGACTCATCTGACAGAATTTCAGGACATTTAGTTTGCTTTGACTTCCTTGTCGTTCCAGAACTGTTCCGTTCCTTTTTACTACCTTTGCTGGAAGATTTTTTGGATTTTGGCAATGGCTGCATATAAAAATTCATCAAAAGTAACATCAATAAGGGTGTTTCTAGGTCAATCAAATCAACTCCTTTCAATAACTGTTTGACTCCAAGTCTGTCGGAAAGTATTTACAGGCTTGCCGAAGTCATCTGTGTGTCAGGCTGCATCACCAGTGTTCTTTCTCATCTGCACCACAAAGACCTGGTAAGGTCATCTGCAAAGACTGCTCTTGGTTATGAAGCAGGACTAGAACTCACTCAGGTACTGTTTAAATTTGACCAagacaatatttgaaattaaacgtaatttatctcattttttaaGAACTAAAGATGCCATTACAAGGAGCCCTTGTTTTAAAGGTCCCATGATTTAGTAGGAGTAGGAGgaaccacacagagaaaataaagctTAACTAGCTATTATTTATCCTAAATTTATAAATGAACTGTACCACCCCTCACTGTAATGCTAATTTCTCAATGACTCCATTCAGTATGTAATAAATTGAGCATGGTAATTACGAAATAACAGGCACGAAATAAGTAACTTGCTATATTTTACCCTCACTTAAACTATGTAAATTTCTAATTACATGAGGAAAATGATTTAGCCaatgaatttattttacttttttaaaagatttatttatttattatatttgagtacactgtagccatcttcagacaccagaagagggcatgagatctctttacagatggttgtgagccaccatgtggttgctaggattaactcaggcctctggaagagcagtcagagcttttaattgctgagccatctctccagccccatgaatttatttatttttaagtgttttcttaGGAGTATTTGTcaaattctaaaatttaaaaactaggtAACAGCCCTACATTCACTATTTCTCCAACCCATTTCCCTTATTCCAATTCCTTTCCAGGTAGAAACCCCTGGAGCCTGGCTTGTATCTCATCTTACGTGACATTTATGTACTTTTCTGAACCCTATACTACTCACATTTGACTTGAGAAAACAAATATGCTATTTGATTTGTATTATGAAAATGTTACAGTTCTGTCAATAGAAAGcatatatttactttaaatgcAGATGACGTCCctgatgagagaaagaaaggaaaggctgtTAATAATCAATGTACTGAAATGGTAAAAAGTGATCCTTACTTTGCCAGAAGGCTTTGGATGCATTAGGAAATTCAAGATCCTCTTCACTAGTTCACTGTTCACACCTGACCTCTCTAGATCAAGAACCTCACAGATGCTCTTTAACATGGCGTTTCTATACCTGAAACAGAGCAGGGAAAACCAGGATGACTATATATGAACTGTAAATATTCCTCATGATATAGACAAGAGCCAACAAATCAGTCTGCTTTGCTTACAAAGCAGCTACCAATATTTTCCTGTAGCTTTAATCAACCTGACCACAGTGTACAACCATTAGAAAGTGAGTATTTACCAACAGTttaaagaaatgcaccaaaagaTCACATAAGTTTCCGATACTGCAAAACTCATGGACTTGAATTATTTGGGTTAGtaatttagcattacaatgccTCAATCCTTTATTATTTAAATTCTGATCTTGTCATTTAATAAAAAGCCCTAAGAGTTGGCCACCTGGTGAGCACGTGTGGAAATTTCTCATTAGATGACTTTCAGAGCAAGTTTAACTCATTAAGAAACGGTAATTGCAGGAACCAGGAATAGATTTCACCACACTTCCTTCAGACCTTATCAAGTCTGAACTCTGAGTGAGTACTTTTATTTTctaggaaattaaaatttaaaggttCTCAATAATTATAAGCCAATATCTACTAGAACAGAAAAAACAACCCAAGTTAATGCTAAGAAACACTTGTCAAATTAGTTAGCAATCTACTAGAAAATGAGCAGgtactcattttaaaatattaaatataagttTACAGCACATTAATCAAACCTAGTATTTGAAAAAATAACTTACTTTTtcaacatttcttccttctttttatactGGGTACTGCCTTTTTCAAATGGAAAGCCACTGAACTGACCCACATTCTTCTTCAAAGAGGACACCTGAAAATGTTTCTTGTTAACGCTACTAGCCAGTAATGCACAAGACAAGAACAGTCAAAGACAATGTCTTCATTTTCAGATCCATCTTCCAAGTTAAAATAGTGACTTATTCAACAAAAGTGTAACTTGCTACTAACATGTTAACATTACAAAAATCCTACGAACTGAACTTTTTGAACAGTCTGAATCTGAATGTATTTTCACCCGGAATATGTACCATAATTGTTCTTCTGGTAGATGCAGAAAGATACTATTCAATGACTATTTTTTGAGAAGAACTGCCATTTACTAAATGAGAAACAAGTGTAAACAGattgtatatataatttagaGTTTCAGTTTGGAGCAAATTacatttgctttttttattttggtggtaGTGCTGTTGGAGCCCCAGCTCAGGGCCTCAGCCACTGCAGAAGCAATCTATCTCTAAATTATTCCTCTACCGCCAGTTAGGAGGAAAAGCAAGCCCTAGACATTACCACTATGTACCATGGTATGTCCTTAGCACGCACACCATGGCCTTAGCAAATGTGTGTCTCAAATCTACTCACTGGTCTACACAAAAACTGAGCCAGTTGATCATTAAACTCTCACAGAATTAAAATTACAGCTCTAAGGTGAAGCAtcttaatatattaaatatcaaaaaacatggtaaagatatttttcaaatgtcttaCTGTGCCCGGCCTGTTGTAAAGCAGTTTGTGTAGATTTCTAAGTTCATCTGTTTTTTTCTTACTCAGAAAGAAATGTATCCTTTCAATTTCACAAAGTTTCTGACCCTtccctgaaaaacaaaatatcacaattaAATACCCAGGCCTTAATAACAATTACAAAGTTAGTTTAATGAAAACTACCCCCACTGCATAATTTGTATTACTCTGTGCTAATAGGGAAAATTAAAACTATGCCAAAAATATATCCTACCTTCTCGATACTAGGTATGCTGCTACCAGGGGTTGGCTAGCTAAGCACTTCTGCTAACTGAGCACATCCCATCACAGCCATATGAGCTCACCTTGTGCGATCGTGAACGGCTCTCTCTGTAAGGAAGACACCTGCATCGTCAGCCTCTccactttcctcttctctctcttgccctcCACGATAAGACTCTTTTCTAGAAATTAATAATTGTTACATATCAAAAAGCTAAAATAATGTCAACGTTACAAACAGGTCAGGAAGAGCTCCTGAACTCAGCACCTTCTTTTCCTGCTGAGCTGGCTGTGAGAAGTGAATGAAGCGGTGTGGGAGCTGTTATTTTACTAACATTTTACCTATTGTCAGACAGCCGGTCTAATAACAGAAACCGCCTTCCAGTTACAGTCATTACTGTTACAATCTAGTCACGTGATGGTAAAGATCATCTAGTttctcacttctttctttcttacacacaGGAGAATGTATAAGTATAGAAAATGTAAAGAGATAATTTGTATGTATTtcaatctcattttattttgtcatgggtCTCTCGAATCGTCTGAATTTTCATACAAACATGCAGTAAATTATTTAAACCAAGTAGTCATTCTACTGTGCTATAAACTCTAGAGCATGTTTTTCCTCTAACTGTATTTTGGTACCTGTTGTAAGACAGCTGGCTGAACATTACTTTGTTTAATAACAATGCTCATATGTCTATAAGTCACTCTGAGAAAGTTAAGTACTTGTCAGCCCAGACTTCTAAGAAAACCCCAGGAACTATGTGGTATATAAAGCTTAAAACATTAAGTTATAGTTATTAAAAACCACTTACTTATTGATTGAAATCTAGTCAAATAAAAAACTAACTGTATTTTGTGCAGATCCTCCCATTCATTCAAATGAATGTCTATTGTGTTCAAATTGTACCAGATACTCAAAAGAATgagattaaacattttttttgaaatttcgactaggaaaataaaaaaccacttagtgaaaatatgataaatatctttaagaaaaatacaattaagggATAAGGGTGTAGCTCAATGATAAAATGTCTAGACTATTCCAAGTCCCTAGATTCAACACTcaattttgaaaagagaaaagataacaCATATGGAGTTGTGAGCCTGGCTAGCCAGACTGCTGAGCATGTAAAGGTGCTCGCTGCCAACTCTGGTGACCCACGTCTAACACCTGGGGAGCTAAGCCCCAGAAGGAATATGGTGGAAAATAAATGACTCCCTgaagttctcttctgacctccacatgcaccaccactcctagtcacacacaataaataaaagatacaaaatgctttgtgaggggctggagacatggctcagtggttaagagcactcactgctctttcaaaggaccagTGTTTAGATAGGGAGCACGTGgcaggcagctcagaaccatctccACCTTCTGGCATCAGGCACCTTCTGGCCCCGAAGGACACCAGGCCAAGCACTTGGTGTACaagcatacatgcaagcaaaacactcctataaaggaaataaaaataatcttaaaaacaaaatttttgtgAGTTGAAAGGGGATTATTatttgggaaggaaaaaagaatcaaagcaTTTATGTAGGCTTTCCAAGATAGGTCAGCTTTGGGGGATATAGAGAGTTGCAAAGAATAAATGGAGAAAGATAGCAGTGAGTCGAACAGCTCCTATAGTCACCCAGCTTCCTCTTAGTCCTAAGTTGTTCATTTGCTTTGGATCAGGATATTAGTAAGTTCACAGCGATCTAACCCTGGAACAGAGCTTCCAAACTAAATAAAGCACACCCCACTGTAACCTTGAAGCCCCACTATGTCCTGCAGGAACCCAAACGATACATCCAAAAGACTCAGGACCACCGCCAAGCTGGCCCACCTGCTTTTCTACAGCACAGCATCATCATCCGAACCCTACAGAGGAAAGCTGAGAGCCACAGTTCTGACTCTCACCTCCCCAGAACCACTTCCAGTTCTTGCCATATGTCACAGACTTCAGTAATTTCACCGTCCCCACATCTTTCTGTCATTAAACTGAAGGTAAGCATTCTGGGACAAGCAGAACAGAAACCTGCAATTCCAGTTACCCCAAACACCCCAAAGAGAAAACTAAGTAATTACTAAGTAATTATGAACAAACTCTAAAACCGTGAAGGACTAAACCtacaaaaatcacttttaaacaCACAACTGACTTATTCAGCTAGAACACTGCCAGCCTCCGCAAACATTACTGTCTGGGCCTTCTGTATCCAACTTCGCAATGTCTTTCTGCCCAAGAAAACTCACCGCCTCGAGAATCACAACTCTGCCCCTCTAGGAAGTTGAAGTCTTAGCTACACTGAGCTACTGTAGTCAACCTTTAGCCATTACATtattgttagcattccttctaggccctgcccaacagttacctagcaacaaccaggtaggcctggcttgctataaaagggtCTGTTTGGCCTCTTAACTCTCTgcccccctttttcctctccccctgtGTTCCTggcctgtgtctctctctctactcctttctcaactccccttctcaTGCCTCCAAATAAACTACTTTATACTACATGCATGgggtggctggtacctcagggaggAGGGATGCCTTAGCATAGACCCACCAATGGTACGTCCCCCGTTACatcatacatacgtacatatgaCTGACTTTCTAAAACACCAATTATAAATAACCTAAAAGTAACTGAAACAATTACTAAGATTTATAACTAGAGCCAATGCTGTACTTAAATGACACACCCCCCAAAAGGTCTTAGGGCACATACCACTTCAAATAATAAGTACGCCTTGAACTCTTAACCTAGATGATATTTATGAAAAGAAGTGGCAGTTTGGGAAGAGCACTTTAACCTTTTAAGGCCTGCTCCCAAGTTTGGCTGCGCTGTGGCCATCTGTACCATTAAGTTGAGACTGTGAAGTTGTGCCTTGGGTCTTCTAGCAGCTGAGACTGTCCAGAAGACTGCTGTAGAGGAAC is a window of Rattus rattus isolate New Zealand chromosome 14, Rrattus_CSIRO_v1, whole genome shotgun sequence DNA encoding:
- the Dek gene encoding protein DEK, which gives rise to MSAAAAPAAEGEDTPTPPASEKEPEVPGPREESEEEEEDDDDEDEEEEKEKSLIVEGKREKRKVERLTMQVSSLQREPFTIAQGKGQKLCEIERIHFFLSKKKTDELRNLHKLLYNRPGTVSSLKKNVGQFSGFPFEKGSTQYKKKEEMLKKYRNAMLKSICEVLDLERSGVNSELVKRILNFLMHPKPSGKPLPKSKKSSSKGSKKERNSSGTTRKSKQTKCPEILSDESSSDEDEKKNKDESSEDEEKESEEEQPPKKTSKKEKAKQKATAKSKKSVKSANVKKADSSTTKKNQNSSKKESGSEDSSDDEPLIKKLKKPPTDEELKETVKKLLADANLEEVTMKQICKEVYENYPAYDLTERKDFIKTTVKELIS